A single genomic interval of Sebastes umbrosus isolate fSebUmb1 chromosome 9, fSebUmb1.pri, whole genome shotgun sequence harbors:
- the LOC119494842 gene encoding uncharacterized protein LOC119494842 isoform X2 yields the protein MDVREENMTPKEMLEKIAEQDHSLSQQRELTVKMRHWLDVADDDMAMLRSDNAVLRKQVKTQEKIISEAQQVEVEPCSGLLADDLAEKRCSEKKIQELEKESTMMKEQNKKLTEELKSLQQDRDRDKISLSKFSVALQTLECGMEEAQLGLQSRDEVIHQKNLQLKHLEETVEDFSNIIECLRLTSQELREQLEDRQDEDSFAIVKDMMGDKEGSLSPCLSFAEEMKLLGCSAEVKTVAPSAEVKTVASSAEVKTDSTDLRHEESEELPKPPSVTVDFQTKRSAGILERARQLLMFVIILTVLVCVVSRSCTGNFSSIKTLWSGARLMLQPYCHVHYWGLPAV from the exons ATGGATGTCAGGGAGGAAAACAT gACACCAAAGGAGATGCTTGAGAAAATAGCAGAGCAGGATCACAGTCTGAGCCAGCAGAGGGAGCTGACTGTTAAAATGAGGCACTGGCTGGATGTTGCAGATGATGATATGGCAATGCTGCGCTCAGACAACGCCGTCCTCAGGAAACAAGTGAAAAC GCAGGAGAAGATCATCAGTGAAGCACAGCAGGTTGAAGTAGAGCCTTGCAGCGGTCTCCTGGCTGATGACCTCGCTGAAAAGAGATGCAGTGAAAAAAAGATTCAAGAATTG GAGAAGGAATCCACCATGATGAAGGAACAGAATAAGAAGCTAACTGAAGAG CTCAAGAGCCTCCAGCAAGACAGAGACCGGGACAAGATCAGCTTGAGCAAGTTCAGCGTTGCACTTCAAACCCTGGAG TGTGGAATGGAAGAGGCTCAGTTAGGACTTCAGAGTAGGGACGAGGTTATTCATCAG AAAAACTTGCAGTTAAAGCACTTGGAGGAAACAGTAGAAGACTTCTCAAATATCATAGAG TGTCTCAGGCTGACAAGTCAGGAGCTGAGAGAGCAGttggaggacagacaggatgaggactCATT CGCTATTGTGAAAGACATGATGGGAGATAAGGAAGGATCGCTCAGTCCCTGTCTGTCCTTCGCAGAGGAAATGAAGCTGCTGGGCTGTTCAgctgaagtgaaaacagtggCCCCTTCAgctgaagtgaaaacagtggCCTCTTCAGCAGAAGTGAAAACAGACTCCACAGACCTTAGACAT GAGGAAAGTGAGGAGCTGCCGAAACCTCCAAGTGTCACAGTAGACTTTCAAACCAAAAG GAGTGCAGGGATCTTGGAGAGAGCCAGACAATTGCTGATGTTCGTCATCATTCTCACTGTTTTGGTCTGTGTGGTGTCAAGAAGCTGTACAGGAAACTTTTCCTCCATCAAAACCTTGTGGAGCGGTGCACGCCTGATGTTACAGCCCTACTGCCACGTGCATTATTGGGGCTTACCTGCTGTGTGA
- the LOC119494842 gene encoding uncharacterized protein LOC119494842 isoform X1, whose amino-acid sequence MVILMDHLLITCTREDHASRMDVREENMTPKEMLEKIAEQDHSLSQQRELTVKMRHWLDVADDDMAMLRSDNAVLRKQVKTQEKIISEAQQVEVEPCSGLLADDLAEKRCSEKKIQELEKESTMMKEQNKKLTEELKSLQQDRDRDKISLSKFSVALQTLECGMEEAQLGLQSRDEVIHQKNLQLKHLEETVEDFSNIIECLRLTSQELREQLEDRQDEDSFAIVKDMMGDKEGSLSPCLSFAEEMKLLGCSAEVKTVAPSAEVKTVASSAEVKTDSTDLRHEESEELPKPPSVTVDFQTKRSAGILERARQLLMFVIILTVLVCVVSRSCTGNFSSIKTLWSGARLMLQPYCHVHYWGLPAV is encoded by the exons ATGGTAATTTTGATGGACCATTTGTTGATCACATGCACCAGGGAGGATCACGCCAGCAGGATGGATGTCAGGGAGGAAAACAT gACACCAAAGGAGATGCTTGAGAAAATAGCAGAGCAGGATCACAGTCTGAGCCAGCAGAGGGAGCTGACTGTTAAAATGAGGCACTGGCTGGATGTTGCAGATGATGATATGGCAATGCTGCGCTCAGACAACGCCGTCCTCAGGAAACAAGTGAAAAC GCAGGAGAAGATCATCAGTGAAGCACAGCAGGTTGAAGTAGAGCCTTGCAGCGGTCTCCTGGCTGATGACCTCGCTGAAAAGAGATGCAGTGAAAAAAAGATTCAAGAATTG GAGAAGGAATCCACCATGATGAAGGAACAGAATAAGAAGCTAACTGAAGAG CTCAAGAGCCTCCAGCAAGACAGAGACCGGGACAAGATCAGCTTGAGCAAGTTCAGCGTTGCACTTCAAACCCTGGAG TGTGGAATGGAAGAGGCTCAGTTAGGACTTCAGAGTAGGGACGAGGTTATTCATCAG AAAAACTTGCAGTTAAAGCACTTGGAGGAAACAGTAGAAGACTTCTCAAATATCATAGAG TGTCTCAGGCTGACAAGTCAGGAGCTGAGAGAGCAGttggaggacagacaggatgaggactCATT CGCTATTGTGAAAGACATGATGGGAGATAAGGAAGGATCGCTCAGTCCCTGTCTGTCCTTCGCAGAGGAAATGAAGCTGCTGGGCTGTTCAgctgaagtgaaaacagtggCCCCTTCAgctgaagtgaaaacagtggCCTCTTCAGCAGAAGTGAAAACAGACTCCACAGACCTTAGACAT GAGGAAAGTGAGGAGCTGCCGAAACCTCCAAGTGTCACAGTAGACTTTCAAACCAAAAG GAGTGCAGGGATCTTGGAGAGAGCCAGACAATTGCTGATGTTCGTCATCATTCTCACTGTTTTGGTCTGTGTGGTGTCAAGAAGCTGTACAGGAAACTTTTCCTCCATCAAAACCTTGTGGAGCGGTGCACGCCTGATGTTACAGCCCTACTGCCACGTGCATTATTGGGGCTTACCTGCTGTGTGA
- the LOC119494842 gene encoding factor of DNA methylation 4-like isoform X3 has translation MVILMDHLLITCTREDHASRMDVREENMTPKEMLEKIAEQDHSLSQQRELTVKMRHWLDVADDDMAMLRSDNAVLRKQVKTQEKIISEAQQVEVEPCSGLLADDLAEKRCSEKKIQELEKESTMMKEQNKKLTEELKSLQQDRDRDKISLSKFSVALQTLECGMEEAQLGLQSRDEVIHQKNLQLKHLEETVEDFSNIIECLRLTSQELREQLEDRQDEDSLGNEAAGLFS, from the exons ATGGTAATTTTGATGGACCATTTGTTGATCACATGCACCAGGGAGGATCACGCCAGCAGGATGGATGTCAGGGAGGAAAACAT gACACCAAAGGAGATGCTTGAGAAAATAGCAGAGCAGGATCACAGTCTGAGCCAGCAGAGGGAGCTGACTGTTAAAATGAGGCACTGGCTGGATGTTGCAGATGATGATATGGCAATGCTGCGCTCAGACAACGCCGTCCTCAGGAAACAAGTGAAAAC GCAGGAGAAGATCATCAGTGAAGCACAGCAGGTTGAAGTAGAGCCTTGCAGCGGTCTCCTGGCTGATGACCTCGCTGAAAAGAGATGCAGTGAAAAAAAGATTCAAGAATTG GAGAAGGAATCCACCATGATGAAGGAACAGAATAAGAAGCTAACTGAAGAG CTCAAGAGCCTCCAGCAAGACAGAGACCGGGACAAGATCAGCTTGAGCAAGTTCAGCGTTGCACTTCAAACCCTGGAG TGTGGAATGGAAGAGGCTCAGTTAGGACTTCAGAGTAGGGACGAGGTTATTCATCAG AAAAACTTGCAGTTAAAGCACTTGGAGGAAACAGTAGAAGACTTCTCAAATATCATAGAG TGTCTCAGGCTGACAAGTCAGGAGCTGAGAGAGCAGttggaggacagacaggatgaggactCATT AGGAAATGAAGCTGCTGGGCTGTTCAgctga